The following are encoded in a window of Kogia breviceps isolate mKogBre1 chromosome 10, mKogBre1 haplotype 1, whole genome shotgun sequence genomic DNA:
- the LOC131763338 gene encoding tripartite motif-containing protein 10, whose protein sequence is MASAASVTSLADEVNCPICQGTLREPVTIDCGHNFCHICLTRYLEIPSADPEEPPTCPLCKEPFRPGSFRPNWQLASVVENIERLKLVSRLDIEEEDICPEHGEKVYFFCEDDEMQLCVVCREAWEHRAHTVRFLEDAAGPYREQIQKCLECLRKEREEIQGIQSRENRRIQVLLTQVATKKQKVISEFAHLSQFLEEQQSILLAQLERLDGDILKHRDEFDVLVTGEICRFSTLIEELEEKKERPARELLMDIRSTLIRCETRRCRKPEAVSPELGQRIRDLPQQALPLRKEMKMFLEKLCFELDYEPAHISLDPWTSHPKLLLSEDHQQARFSYKWQKSPDSPQRFDRATCVLAHDGFTGGRHTWVVSVDLAPGGSCTLGVVSKDIRRKGELRLRPEEGVWAVRLAWGFVSALGSFPTRLALEEQPQQVRVSVDYEVGWVTFANAVTQEPIYTFTASFTQKIFPFFGLWGRGSKFSLSSREGAATLP, encoded by the exons ATGGCCTCGGCTGCCTCTGTGACCAGCCTGGCAGATGAAGTCAACTGCCCCATCTGCCAAGGGACCCTCAGAGAGCCGGTCACCATTGACTGTGGCCACAACTTCTGCCACATCTGCCTCACCCGCTACCTTGAGATCCCCAGCGCGGACCCCGAGGAGCCCCCAACCTGCCCACTCTGCAAGGAGCCTTTCCGCCCAGGGAGCTTCCGGCCCAATTGGCAGCTGGCCAGCGTGGTGGAGAACATTGAGCGTCTCAAGCTGGTGTCCCGGCTGGACATAGAAGAGGAGGACATCTGCCCCGAGCATGGGGAGAAAGTCTACTTCTTCTGCGAGGATGATGAGATGCAGCTGTGCGTGGTGTGCCGGGAGGCCTGGGAGCACCGTGCCCACACTGTGCGCTTCCTGGAGGACGCGGCTGGGCCCTACAGG GAACAAATACAGAAGTGTCTTGAGTGtctaagaaaggagagagaggagattcAAGGAATTCAGTCAAGAGAAAATCGAAGGATACAAGTCCTCCTG ACTCAGGTGGCCACCAAGAAACAAAAAGTGATTTCTGAGTTTGCACATCTGAGCCAGTTCCTGGAGGAACAGCAGAGCATCCTCTTAGCCCAGTTGGAGAGGCTGGATGGGGACATCTTAAAGCATCGGGATGAGTTTGATGTCCTGGTCACTGGGGAAATCTGCCGGTTTAGCACCCTCATTGAAGAActggaggagaagaaggagaggcCGGCAAGGGAGCTCCTGATG gATATCAGAAGCACTCTAATAAG ATGTGAAACCAGAAGGTGCCGGAAACCAGAGGCTGTATCCCCTGAGCTGGGCCAGAGGATTCGGGACTTACCCCAGCAGGCCCTCCCGCTGCGAAAGGAGATGAAGATGTTTCTGG AAAAACTCTGCTTTGAGTTGGATTATGAGCCAG CTCACATCTCTCTAGACCCCTGGACTTCCCACCCGAAGCTCCTCTTGTCTGAGGACCACCAGCAGGCTCGCTTCTCCTATAAATGGCAGAAGTCACCAGACAGCCCCCAGCGTTTCGACCGGGCCACCTGTGTCCTGGCCcatgatggcttcactggggggAGACACACGTGGGTGGTGAGTGTGGACTTGGCTCCTGGGGGCAGCTGCACCCTGGGTGTGGTCAGTAAGGACATCCGGCGGAAGGGGGAGCTTCGGCTGCGGCCAGAGGAGGGGGTGTGGGCGGTGAGACTGGCTTGGGGCTTCGTCTCAGCCCTGGGCTCTTTCCCCACCCGCCTGGCCCTGGAGGAGCAGCCCCAGCAGGTGCGGGTGTCTGTCGACTACGAGGTGGGCTGGGTGACCTTTGCCAATGCTGTCACTCAGGAGCCCATCTACACCTTCACTGCCTCCTTCACCCAGAAGATCTTTCCCTTCTTTGGACTCTGGGGACGAGGGTCCAAGTTCTCCCTGAGCTCCCGAGAGGGTGCAGCTACCCTCCCCTAA
- the RNF39 gene encoding RING finger protein 39 gives MEASELLGRGLVQRLEQLATCPLCGGPFEDPVLLACEHSFCRACLDRRWGTPPAPGPEAPPTACPCCGRPCPRRNLRSNVRLAVEVRISRGLREKLAEPGTRAGKHRGGRIPTMGCLDPHGKDTKKTWKRFDAPTPRSSNSEDDLPEDYPVVKKMLHRLTADLTLDPGTAHRRLLVSADRRSVRLAPPGTPAPRDGPARFDQVPAVLGAQGFGAGRHCWEVETADTASRGDSSGEDEDDGERRYALGAAGESVQRKGRVGLCPAGAVWAVESRGGRLWALTAPEPTPLGGAGPQPRRIRVDLDWERGRVAFYDSRSLDLLFAFQAPGPLGERVFPLLCTRDPCVCLCLVPVEG, from the exons ATGGAGGCATCCGAGCTGCTGGGCCGGGGGCTGGTGCAGCGCCTGGAGCAGCTAGCGACGTGCCCGCTCTGCGGGGGCCCCTTCGAGGACCCGGTGCTCCTGGCGTGTGAGCACAGCTTCTGCCGCGCGTGCCTGGATCGCCGCTGGGGGACCCCGCCGGCCCCCGGCCCCGAGGCGCCCCCCACCGCCTGCCCGTGCTGCGGCCGGCCGTGCCCCCGCCGCAACCTGAGGTCTAACGTGCGGCTGGCGGTGGAAGTGCGGATCAGCCGCGGTCTGCGGGAGAAGCTGGCCGAGCCCGGGACCCGAGCGGGGAAACACCGAGGGGGCCGCATCCCCACCATGGGCTGCCTGGACCCGCACGGAAAG GATACGAAGAAGACATGGAAAAG GTTTGATGCCCCAACTCCCAGGTCATCTAACTCAGAGGACGATCTCCCTGAAGATTACCCAGTGGTCAAAAAGATGCTTCATAGACTGACGG CCGACCTGACCCTGGATCCTGGCACCGCTCACCGCCGCTTGCTGGTCTCCGCGGACCGCCGCAGCGTCCGACTGGCTCCACCGGGGACACCCGCACCCCGCGACGGCCCGGCGCGCTTCGATCAGGTCCCGGCGGTGCTGGGCGCGCAGGGCTTCGGGGCTGGCCGCCACTGCTGGGAGGTGGAGACTGCGGACACCGCCTCCCGCGGAGACTCTTCCGGGGAGGATGAGGACGACGGGGAGAGACGCTACGCCCTGGGCGCGGCCGGGGAGTCGGTGCAACGCAAGGGCAGAGTAGGCCTATGTCCCGCGGGGGCTGTGTGGGCCGTGGAGAGTCGCGGCGGCCGCCTGTGGGCGCTCACGGCCCCGGAGCCCACCCCGCTGGGCGGCGCTGGGCCCCAGCCGCGGCGCATCCGCGTGGACTTGGACTGGGAGCGGGGCCGTGTGGCCTTCTACGACAGCCGTTCCCTGGACTTGCTCTTCGCCTTCCAGGCGCCCGGTCCCCTGGGTGAGCGCGTCTTCCCGCTGCTGTGCACCCGCGACCCCTGCGTCTGCCTCTGCCTCGTGCCAGTGGAAGGCTGA
- the PPP1R11 gene encoding E3 ubiquitin-protein ligase PPP1R11 isoform X1 encodes MAEAGAGLSETVTETTVTVTTEPENRSLTIKLRKRKPEKKVEWTSDTVDNEHMGRRSSKCCCIYEKPRAFGESSTESDEEEEEGCGHTHCVRGHRKGRRRATPGPSPTTPPQPPDPSQPPPGPMQH; translated from the exons ATGGCGGAGGCAGGGGCCGGGCTGAGTGAGACCGTCACTGAGACAACGGTTACCGTGACAACCGAGCCC GAGAACCGGAGCCTAACCATCAAACTTCGGAAACGGAAGCCAGAGAAAAAGGTGGAATGGACGAGTGACACTGTGGACAACGAACACATGGGCCGCCGCTCATCAAAAT GCTGCTGTATTTATGAGAAACCTCGGGCCTTTGGCGAGAGCTCCACGGAGAgtgatgaggaggaagaggagggctgTGGTCATACACACTGTGTACGGGGCCACCGCAAAGGACGGCGTCGTGCAACCCCGGGACCAagccccaccacccctccccagcctcctgacccctcccagccccctccaggGCCAATGCAGCACTAA
- the PPP1R11 gene encoding E3 ubiquitin-protein ligase PPP1R11 isoform X2, whose product MREENRSLTIKLRKRKPEKKVEWTSDTVDNEHMGRRSSKCCCIYEKPRAFGESSTESDEEEEEGCGHTHCVRGHRKGRRRATPGPSPTTPPQPPDPSQPPPGPMQH is encoded by the exons ATGAGAGAG GAGAACCGGAGCCTAACCATCAAACTTCGGAAACGGAAGCCAGAGAAAAAGGTGGAATGGACGAGTGACACTGTGGACAACGAACACATGGGCCGCCGCTCATCAAAAT GCTGCTGTATTTATGAGAAACCTCGGGCCTTTGGCGAGAGCTCCACGGAGAgtgatgaggaggaagaggagggctgTGGTCATACACACTGTGTACGGGGCCACCGCAAAGGACGGCGTCGTGCAACCCCGGGACCAagccccaccacccctccccagcctcctgacccctcccagccccctccaggGCCAATGCAGCACTAA
- the POLR1H gene encoding DNA-directed RNA polymerase I subunit RPA12 → MDLASTCSNFQSDLDFCPDCGSVLPLPGAQDTVACTRCGFSINVRDFEAKVVKTSVVFRKLGTAMPLSMEEGPEFQGPVVDRRCSRCGHEGMAYHTRQMRSADEGQTVFYTCTNCKFQEKEDS, encoded by the exons ATGGACCTCGCCAGCACCTGCTCCAACTTTCAATCTGACCTGGATTTCTGTCCGGATTGCGGCTCGGTCCTGCCTCTTCCCGGAGCTCAAGATACGGTCGCGTGTACTCGCTGTGGCTTCTCCATCAACGTGCGAG ACTTTGAGGCGAAGGTTGTGAAGACCTCAGTTGTATTCCGCAAACTGGGAACAGCCATGCCCTTGTCGATGGAGGAAGGACCTGAGTTCCAGGGACCCGTG GTTGACAGGCGCTGCTCTCGATGTGGGCACGAGGGAATGGCATACCACACCAGACAGATGCGCTCCGCTGATGAAGGGCAGACCGTCTTCTACACCTGTACCAACTGCAA gttccaggagaaggaagactcttga